The genomic window TTTATTTTCTTTTTCAATCAAAATTTCTGATTTTGATGAAAGCGCTTTTTCTGTACTTATCATAATCTGCTTTTTATTTCTGCAAAAATATTAAAAATTAAATTAATTAAGCTTGTAAATTTATATTTTGACTTAAAAATAACAAAATTAAAGTCAAAAATTACATTTTAAGATCAATAAAAAGCTATATTTATTTTGAGTCAAATTTAATTTTATGACTGTTTATTAAAAAAATTAATTACTTTTATGAATACCAAAAACCGAATTTTTTAAACAATTTAATTGAATGGAATTATTAGACGAATTTGATATTAGTATTATAAAGGAATTAGAAAAAGATGGCAGAATGGCTTTTTCTGCGATCGCTGCTAATTTGAAAATATCAAATACTATGGTGCATCAGCGTATTAACAGAATGATAGAACAAGGTGTAATCGGCGGTATAAAACCTATTATTCAGGAAAAGAAAATCGGCTATGACTGGGCTTCTTTTACGGGAATTACACTAAACAAAGATTCAGATTCTGACCGCATAATTGAAGCTCTTAAAGAAATTCCAGAAATCACAGAATGTTATTATGTTACGGGTTCATTTACTTTGTACATTAAAATAATTGCCAAAAATCATGAACATATGCGACGCATTCTTTATGAAAAAATAGACGGAATTCCAGG from Flavobacterium fluviale includes these protein-coding regions:
- a CDS encoding Lrp/AsnC family transcriptional regulator; protein product: MELLDEFDISIIKELEKDGRMAFSAIAANLKISNTMVHQRINRMIEQGVIGGIKPIIQEKKIGYDWASFTGITLNKDSDSDRIIEALKEIPEITECYYVTGSFTLYIKIIAKNHEHMRRILYEKIDGIPGIAKTDSIVELGCAFKRNISL